One genomic window of Actinoplanes lobatus includes the following:
- a CDS encoding TlpA family protein disulfide reductase, translated as MTRRRASRVPRLVLIMLAAALAATGCGTTPAASPAPATASGPVTSSGPTATATAKAEAVAVPKSLSFTGTTLAGEKFDAAGLAGKPAILWFWAPWCATCASEAQSLGDIHTEYGDELAILGIAGMGGAAEMKEFVADFELESITHLNDPGGKLWKRFGIAQQSWYVMVDRTGKIVYRGYLDDLQLTGKVRELTA; from the coding sequence ATGACGAGGCGGCGCGCGTCACGCGTACCCCGGCTGGTTCTGATCATGCTGGCGGCCGCGCTCGCGGCAACCGGCTGCGGCACCACACCGGCCGCGTCTCCCGCGCCCGCCACGGCTTCCGGGCCCGTCACGAGCTCCGGGCCGACGGCCACCGCGACCGCGAAAGCGGAAGCGGTGGCCGTGCCGAAGTCGCTCTCCTTCACCGGCACCACCCTCGCCGGCGAGAAGTTCGACGCGGCGGGTCTGGCCGGCAAGCCGGCCATCCTCTGGTTCTGGGCACCCTGGTGCGCCACGTGCGCGAGCGAGGCGCAATCTCTGGGCGACATCCATACCGAGTACGGCGACGAGCTCGCGATCCTGGGCATCGCCGGGATGGGCGGCGCCGCGGAGATGAAGGAGTTCGTCGCCGACTTCGAACTGGAGTCGATCACGCACCTGAACGATCCCGGCGGCAAGCTGTGGAAGCGGTTCGGGATCGCGCAGCAGAGCTGGTACGTGATGGTGGACCGGACCGGGAAGATCGTCTACCGGGGTTACCTGGACGACCTCCAGCTGACCGGGAAGGTCCGCGAGCTGACCGCGTGA
- a CDS encoding NADH-quinone oxidoreductase subunit NuoF family protein, with translation MSTAQVPPVTAIGTPRITAGFDEYGRLDLLAHQEVHGGFAALSSGELIGLADRIELRGRGGAGFPFARKVRAVVDSCRRQELPPVIVVNATEGEPPSWKDKAILTRGPHLILDGAALAAAALDAEEIVIGVADDGVGQESLAAALAERKMPCPTRIVLVPHRFISGEGGALVRGINGEAHIPPGRKVRSSDNGVMGLPTLLSNAETYSQLAIAARLGPWEYNAVGIPEEPGTVMLTIGGSASAPAVVEAPTGTSLMEVLEMCGADIGPGLLVGGYHGKWVSAEQAKTIQISRKGFAKVGGTLGAGMLIPIGSKTCPVGEVAQVVQYLAGESAGQCGPCRIGLPDLARAVTLVSLGGNAVEQVRQAAGLVKGRGACSHPDGSSRFALSALEVFRADVQAHSNGEGCGKPVRGILPLPYTAEKGARKLALDWSRCDGHGLCSAVAPEIIRLDHNGFPAFPQTPLPPWLEDGARKAVNVCPALALRLTEPTTAK, from the coding sequence TTGAGTACGGCACAGGTTCCCCCGGTCACGGCGATCGGCACGCCGCGGATCACCGCGGGATTCGACGAGTACGGTCGCCTCGACCTGCTCGCCCACCAGGAGGTGCACGGCGGTTTCGCGGCGCTCTCCTCGGGCGAGCTGATCGGCCTGGCCGACCGGATCGAGCTGCGCGGCCGCGGCGGCGCGGGTTTCCCGTTCGCCCGTAAGGTCCGCGCGGTGGTGGACTCGTGCCGCCGCCAGGAGCTGCCGCCGGTCATCGTGGTGAACGCCACCGAGGGTGAGCCGCCGTCCTGGAAGGACAAGGCGATCCTGACCCGCGGCCCGCACCTGATCCTGGACGGCGCGGCGCTGGCCGCCGCCGCCCTGGACGCCGAGGAGATCGTCATCGGCGTCGCCGACGACGGTGTCGGCCAGGAGTCGCTCGCCGCGGCGCTGGCCGAGCGCAAGATGCCCTGCCCGACCCGGATCGTCCTGGTGCCGCACCGGTTCATCTCCGGTGAGGGCGGCGCGCTGGTCCGCGGCATCAACGGCGAGGCGCACATCCCGCCCGGCCGCAAGGTCCGGTCCAGCGACAACGGCGTGATGGGCCTGCCCACCCTGCTGTCGAACGCCGAGACGTACTCGCAGCTCGCGATCGCGGCCCGGCTCGGGCCGTGGGAGTACAACGCGGTCGGCATCCCGGAGGAGCCGGGCACCGTGATGCTCACGATCGGCGGCTCCGCGTCGGCGCCCGCCGTGGTCGAGGCGCCCACCGGCACCTCGCTCATGGAGGTGCTGGAGATGTGCGGCGCCGACATCGGCCCGGGCCTGCTGGTCGGCGGTTACCACGGCAAGTGGGTGAGCGCCGAGCAGGCGAAGACCATCCAGATCTCCCGCAAGGGGTTCGCGAAGGTCGGCGGCACCCTGGGCGCCGGCATGCTGATCCCGATCGGCTCCAAGACCTGCCCGGTCGGCGAGGTCGCCCAGGTCGTGCAGTACCTGGCCGGTGAGTCGGCCGGTCAGTGCGGCCCGTGCCGGATCGGTCTGCCCGACCTGGCCCGCGCGGTGACCCTGGTGTCGCTCGGCGGCAACGCGGTCGAGCAGGTGCGGCAGGCGGCCGGCCTGGTCAAGGGCCGGGGCGCGTGCAGTCACCCGGACGGCAGCTCGCGGTTCGCGCTGTCCGCGCTGGAGGTCTTCCGCGCCGACGTGCAGGCGCACTCCAACGGCGAGGGCTGTGGCAAGCCGGTGCGCGGCATCCTGCCGCTGCCGTACACGGCCGAGAAGGGGGCGCGCAAGCTGGCCCTGGACTGGTCGCGGTGCGACGGCCACGGGCTCTGCTCGGCGGTGGCCCCGGAGATCATCCGGCTGGACCACAACGGGTTCCCGGCGTTCCCCCAGACGCCGCTGCCGCCGTGGCTGGAGGACGGCGCCCGCAAGGCGGTCAACGTCTGCCCGGCGCTCGCGCTGCGGCTGACCGAGCCCACCACGGCCAAATGA
- a CDS encoding translation initiation factor III, producing MARSKNNKATAASRVAVDVGSTGTRSASKLEVTLLILSIGAAIWAVAMMTTPGKVGYVYFFYYLDFYIGVVSLVSLSITIMVGLVATDRLVLSVRQRVLLQSAHRTTGVIAVAALVAHVWTKFAKDYIGLVDIFIPFLTDGLNKWFVGLGPIAGWIMVLVLWSGIARARFIGRGKPWMWRGIHAISYLMWPIALTHGLSAGRPAATWVTVSYIVCVLGVLVGLAVRLSVSLNRRKDFASPAGVGAVKPSETGTLVPTAPAPIRRPARREAPPVDLLAPAGAPDGGAPTQTWNQPPPTRPVSPAPAPAPVEEDYPPRGRRQAELEAPPAPRQRRPAEDDERYDTQTRMSRRDVEEERYRYDEEPAPRSRGSRSQEVYDEGPRGRGRRYEDDERYDTQTRMSRRDVESTSTRMRRDDVEATGTRMRREPEYDEPRSRRRDDVEATGTRMRREPEYDDRSRGRRRADDDYDAAPRGSRSARYEEPRYEEPPRRQSRSEFVDLAEGSGGGYPADDSATLVDTGSRRARRDEPGRGGGRRGGRDDADDAYLSQLRGDAREAN from the coding sequence ATGGCCCGCTCGAAGAACAACAAGGCAACCGCCGCCTCCCGGGTCGCGGTCGACGTCGGCTCCACCGGCACCCGATCGGCGTCGAAGCTCGAGGTGACCCTGCTGATCCTGAGCATCGGGGCCGCCATCTGGGCCGTCGCGATGATGACCACGCCCGGAAAAGTCGGGTACGTCTACTTTTTCTACTACCTCGATTTCTACATCGGGGTCGTCAGTCTGGTGTCGCTGTCCATCACCATCATGGTGGGACTGGTCGCCACCGACAGGCTGGTTCTGAGTGTCCGCCAGCGGGTGCTGCTCCAGTCCGCGCACCGCACCACCGGTGTGATCGCGGTCGCTGCCCTGGTCGCGCACGTCTGGACGAAGTTCGCCAAGGACTACATCGGCCTGGTCGACATCTTCATCCCGTTCCTGACCGACGGGCTCAACAAGTGGTTCGTCGGCCTCGGCCCGATCGCCGGCTGGATCATGGTGCTGGTGCTGTGGTCCGGTATCGCCCGGGCCAGGTTCATCGGCCGCGGCAAGCCCTGGATGTGGCGGGGTATCCACGCGATCTCCTACCTGATGTGGCCGATCGCCCTCACCCACGGCCTCTCCGCGGGCCGTCCGGCGGCCACCTGGGTCACCGTCAGCTACATCGTCTGTGTGCTCGGTGTTCTGGTCGGACTGGCGGTACGCCTCTCGGTCAGCCTGAACCGCCGTAAGGACTTCGCCTCGCCGGCCGGTGTCGGCGCGGTCAAGCCGTCCGAGACCGGCACGCTGGTGCCGACCGCCCCGGCCCCGATCCGCCGTCCGGCCCGTCGCGAGGCTCCCCCGGTGGACCTGCTGGCCCCGGCCGGCGCCCCGGACGGTGGCGCGCCCACCCAGACGTGGAACCAGCCGCCGCCGACCCGCCCGGTCAGCCCGGCGCCCGCTCCGGCGCCGGTGGAGGAGGACTACCCGCCGCGTGGCCGCCGTCAGGCCGAGCTGGAGGCGCCGCCCGCGCCGCGCCAGCGCCGGCCCGCCGAGGACGACGAGCGTTACGACACCCAGACCCGGATGTCGCGCCGTGACGTCGAGGAGGAGCGTTACCGGTACGACGAGGAGCCGGCCCCCCGCTCCCGTGGCAGCCGTTCGCAGGAGGTCTACGACGAGGGCCCGCGCGGCCGCGGCCGCCGGTACGAGGACGACGAGCGTTACGACACCCAGACCCGGATGTCGCGCCGTGACGTCGAGTCGACCAGCACCCGGATGCGCCGTGACGACGTCGAGGCCACCGGTACCCGGATGCGCCGTGAACCGGAGTACGACGAGCCCCGTTCCCGCCGCCGCGACGACGTCGAGGCGACCGGCACCCGGATGCGCCGTGAGCCGGAGTACGACGACCGCTCCCGTGGCCGTCGCCGCGCCGACGACGACTACGACGCGGCCCCCCGCGGGTCCCGCTCGGCCCGCTACGAGGAGCCGCGCTACGAGGAGCCGCCCCGCCGGCAGAGCCGTAGCGAGTTCGTGGACCTGGCCGAAGGGTCCGGCGGCGGCTACCCGGCCGACGACTCGGCGACCCTGGTCGACACGGGTTCCCGCCGGGCCCGGCGGGACGAGCCGGGCCGTGGTGGCGGCCGCCGGGGTGGGCGCGACGACGCCGACGACGCCTACCTCTCCCAGCTCCGTGGTGACGCGAGGGAAGCGAATTGA